A DNA window from Mya arenaria isolate MELC-2E11 chromosome 17, ASM2691426v1 contains the following coding sequences:
- the LOC128223222 gene encoding uncharacterized protein LOC128223222, translated as MAIQYIGMVNMAIQIIDMVNMAIQFIDVVNIVIQIMDIINMGIQIMDMIMDIINMGIQIMDMIMDMVNMANQIMDMVNMTIQIMDMVNMAIQIMDMINDMVNMAIQIVDMVNIAIQITDMSSVG; from the exons ATGGCCATTCAGTATATAGGTATGGTAAACATGGCCATTCAGATTATTGATATGGTAAATATGGCCATTCAGTTTATAGATGTGGTAAATATTGTCATTCAGATTATGGATATAATAAACATGGGAATTCAGATTATGGATATG ATTATGGATATAATAAACATGGGAATTCAGATTATGGATATG ATTATGGATATGGTAAATATGGCCAATCAAATTATGGATATGGTAAACATGACCATTCAGATTATGGATATGGTAAACATGGCCATTCAAATTATGGATATG ATTAATGATATGGTAAACATGGCCATTCAGATTGTGGATATGGTGAATATCGCCATTCAGATTACGGATATG